The Delphinus delphis chromosome 10, mDelDel1.2, whole genome shotgun sequence genome includes a region encoding these proteins:
- the TGM4 gene encoding LOW QUALITY PROTEIN: protein-glutamine gamma-glutamyltransferase 4 (The sequence of the model RefSeq protein was modified relative to this genomic sequence to represent the inferred CDS: inserted 2 bases in 2 codons; deleted 2 bases in 1 codon; substituted 2 bases at 2 genomic stop codons) — MGTLSQFCWCQDMPLTESRPRMDQSCQGGGWQPPHAVVGKYHLLVKSGNKHIFKSEENMLYRFLFNPWCEELRALGIPAHSMTAYDSAHDTENSLTVDTYLNETGEXISSMTEIPSDMSLPIRVYSCSPEEREVMDHAFSFCRYESEYKLPPKEDLLXMYVQADPVLLGNPIKFTITLKRKTDSYPKDCHISGSLELQTYTIKNATSLGIFHKTTQRQGQAPEETVPLDSNTYMGSLXFDDEPIIKSFIIAGILESKETTSSQEFASFQYPELPVELPDTGRIGQPLIGTYIFXNAPHIPLTDTKSSVESLGVSLLVMSESSTTVKPGETIRFQIKGIPTIAGLEKFIKFSSNQVKEVHAEKTVLITISLCLMPWKEAAALTGSKPWLSVSAFPALGLAFR, encoded by the exons GTCAAGGTGGTGGTTGGCAGCCCCCGCACGCTGTCGTAGGCAAGTACCACCTGCTAgtgaaaagtggaaacaaacaTATCTTCAAGTCTGAAGAAAACATGTTGTAC AGGTTTCTTTTCAACCCATGGTGTGAGG AGCTGAGAGCATTGGGCATCCCAGCACACAGCATGACCGCCTACGATTCAGCCCATGACACTGAAAATAGCCTCACGGTAGACACCTACCTGAATGAGACAGGCG CCATCTCTAGCATGACTGAGATTCCATCTGACATGTCTCTGCCCATCAGAGTGTATTCTT GCTCCCCTGAGGAGAGGGAGGTCATGGACCATGCCTTCTCCTTCTGCCGTTATGAGAGCGAGTACAAACTACCCCCAAAAGAGGACCTTCTTTAGATGTATGTCCAGGCAGATCCTGTGCTGCTGGGAAACCCTATCAAGTTCACCATCACTCTCAAAAGAAAGACAGACAGCTACCCCAAAGACTGTCACATCTCGGGCTCCCTTGAACTGCAGACATACACGATCAAAAACGCCACCAGCCTGGGCATCTTTCATAAGACCACGCAGAGGCAAGGTCAAG CACCTGAAGAGACTGTGCCCTTGGACTCCAATACCTACATGGGCAGCC TGTTTGATGATGAACCAATCATCAAAAGTTTCATAATTGCAGGAATTCTAGAGTCCAAGGAAACGACCTCCTCTCAGGAGTTTGCATCTTTCCAGTACCCTGAGCTCCCTGTAGAG ctGCCTGACACAGGCAGAATTGGCCAGCCACTTATCGGCACTTACATCTTCTAAAATGCCCCGCACATCCCTTTGACAGACACCAAGTCCTCTGTGGAAAGCCTGGGCGTCTCCCTGCT GGTGATG tctgaATCTTCCACGACGGTGAAGCCAGGTGAGACCATTAGATTCCAAATAAAAGGCATCCCAACAATAGCTGGACTTGAGAAATTTATCAAGTTTAGTTCCAATCAGGTGAAAGAGGTTCATGCTGAGAAGACTGTTCTCATCACAATTAGCCTTTGCCTGATGCCTTGGAAAGAGGCAGCAGCTCTGACTGGCTCTAAGCCTTGGTTGAGCGTTTCAGCATTTCCTGCTTTGGGATTAGCTTTCAGATAA